A single window of Impatiens glandulifera unplaced genomic scaffold, dImpGla2.1, whole genome shotgun sequence DNA harbors:
- the LOC124917701 gene encoding 60S ribosomal protein L18a: MTYRFHQYQVVGRALPSETDEHPKIYRMKLWATNEVRAKSKFWYFLRKLKKIKKSNGQLLAINEIFEKNPTKIKNYGIWLRYQSRTGYHNMYKEYRDTTLNGSVEQMYTEMASRHRVRHHCIQIIKTATIPAKLCKRESTKQFHNSSIKFPLVSKKVRPPSRKLKTTYKASRPNLFM; encoded by the exons ATGACTTACAGG TTTCATCAGTATCAGGTTGTTGGGAGGGCTCTCCCATCCGAAACTGATGAACATCCCAAGATCTACCGGATGAAACTTTGGGCTACCAATGAAGTTCGCGCCAAGTCTAAGTTCTG GTACTTTTTGAGGAAATTGAAGAAGATTAAGAAAAGCAATGGTCAACTTCTTGCCATCAACGAG ATATTTGAGAAGAACCCCACCAAGATCAAGAACTATGGTATTTGGCTCCGATATCAGAGTCGAACTGGTTACCATAACATGTACAAGGAATACAGAGACACAACCTTGAATGGAAGTGTTGAGCAGATGTATACTGAGATGGCATCCCGTCATAGGGTTCGTCACCATTGCATTCAGATCATCAAGACTGCAACCATTCCTGCTAAGCTATGCAAAAGGGAGAGCACCAAGCAGTTCCATAACTCTTCGATCAAGTTTCCATTGGtctctaagaaggttagaccaCCAAGCAGGAAGTTGAAGACCACTTACAAGGCTTCTAGGCCTAATCTGTTTATGTAG